The following proteins come from a genomic window of Candidatus Nealsonbacteria bacterium:
- the fusA gene encoding elongation factor G: MPRQYPIERYRDIGIIAHIDAGKTTVSERILFYTGISHKIGEVHEGEAIMDWMIQERERGITITSAATTCFWTPGETKAVKGREYRINIIDTPGHIDFTVEVQRSLRVLDGAVVVFDGVAGVEPQSETVWRQADKYSVPRICFINKMDRMGADFKKDMESIWFKLSPNAMAVQIPIGEEEKFEGVIDLLKMKAITSKGESGEELIEEELSQDLLETAKEWRKKLLDKVVAEDEFLLEKYLAGEEPSVEEIKKVIRKSVCSYKIIPVFVGSALKNKGIQPLLDGICEYLPSPIDLPPIKGIDPRTGKEVERNPLDQEPFSALAFKVASDPYVGTLTYFRVYSGSLQKGSYLLNSNTNEKERIGRILRMHAQHREEVDSLYAGDIAATVGLKKTSTGNTLCDESNPVVLEQMVFPEPVISIRIEPKTKADQERMGLALRKLSEEDPTFKVKSDHDTGETIISGMGELHLDVIADRMKREFNVEANVGRPQVAYKETINDSAEAEGKYIKQSGGRGQYGHVWLKVKPKARGEGFEFIDDIKGGVIPREFIPATEKGIKEAMGKGVVAGYPMVDIEVTLYDGSFHEVDSSEIAFKIAGSMAFQSACRKAKPVLLEPLMKLEVVIPAEFFGDTIGDLNSRRGSIDETKDRLNLKVIDAKVPLSEMFGYVTALRSLTEGRGTSTMEFDHYEQVPQNIAQEIIEGKRR; the protein is encoded by the coding sequence ATGCCGAGACAATATCCAATAGAAAGATATAGAGACATCGGAATCATAGCTCACATTGACGCCGGCAAAACAACGGTCAGTGAGCGAATTTTGTTTTACACCGGAATTTCCCATAAAATTGGAGAAGTTCATGAAGGAGAAGCAATTATGGACTGGATGATTCAGGAAAGAGAACGGGGAATAACCATTACTTCCGCCGCCACCACTTGTTTCTGGACTCCCGGCGAAACCAAAGCTGTTAAGGGAAGGGAATACAGGATTAATATTATAGACACTCCCGGCCACATTGATTTTACCGTTGAAGTTCAAAGGTCTTTAAGAGTTTTGGACGGAGCGGTTGTTGTTTTTGACGGAGTAGCCGGAGTGGAACCGCAATCGGAAACAGTTTGGCGTCAAGCTGATAAATATTCCGTTCCTCGAATTTGTTTTATTAATAAAATGGACCGGATGGGGGCTGATTTTAAAAAAGACATGGAATCCATTTGGTTTAAGCTTTCTCCCAATGCCATGGCCGTTCAAATTCCAATCGGCGAGGAAGAGAAATTTGAAGGGGTGATTGATTTATTAAAAATGAAAGCAATAACATCTAAGGGGGAGAGCGGAGAAGAACTAATCGAAGAAGAACTTTCCCAGGATTTATTGGAAACGGCCAAAGAATGGCGGAAAAAATTACTGGACAAAGTGGTTGCTGAAGATGAGTTTTTATTGGAAAAATATTTGGCGGGCGAAGAACCTTCGGTTGAAGAAATAAAAAAAGTCATCAGAAAATCGGTTTGCAGCTATAAGATTATTCCGGTTTTCGTCGGCTCGGCTTTAAAAAACAAGGGAATTCAGCCCTTATTGGACGGAATTTGCGAATATTTGCCCTCACCTATTGATTTGCCGCCAATAAAGGGAATTGACCCCAGAACCGGCAAAGAAGTTGAAAGAAATCCCTTAGACCAAGAGCCTTTTTCCGCTCTGGCTTTTAAAGTGGCTTCCGACCCTTATGTCGGAACTTTAACTTATTTTCGAGTTTATTCCGGTTCATTGCAAAAAGGTTCTTATTTATTAAATTCTAATACCAACGAAAAGGAAAGAATCGGCCGGATTTTAAGAATGCATGCCCAGCATCGGGAAGAAGTGGACTCTCTCTATGCCGGTGATATTGCCGCTACCGTTGGTTTGAAAAAAACTTCCACCGGGAACACTCTTTGCGATGAATCGAATCCGGTGGTTTTGGAACAAATGGTTTTTCCGGAACCGGTTATTTCCATCAGGATTGAACCTAAAACCAAAGCTGACCAGGAAAGAATGGGCTTGGCTTTGAGAAAATTATCCGAAGAAGACCCGACTTTTAAAGTAAAATCCGACCACGACACAGGAGAAACTATTATTTCCGGCATGGGAGAATTGCACTTGGATGTTATTGCCGACAGAATGAAAAGAGAGTTCAATGTTGAAGCTAACGTGGGTAGGCCGCAAGTGGCTTATAAAGAAACAATAAACGATTCCGCGGAGGCCGAGGGAAAATATATCAAACAGTCGGGAGGCCGGGGCCAATACGGACACGTTTGGTTAAAGGTAAAGCCTAAAGCAAGGGGAGAGGGTTTTGAATTTATTGATGACATTAAGGGAGGAGTAATTCCCAGAGAATTTATTCCGGCAACTGAAAAAGGAATAAAAGAGGCGATGGGTAAGGGAGTGGTGGCCGGTTATCCCATGGTGGACATAGAGGTGACTCTTTACGACGGCTCCTTCCACGAAGTGGACTCTTCGGAAATTGCTTTTAAAATCGCAGGCTCCATGGCGTTTCAATCAGCATGCAGAAAAGCAAAGCCAGTTTTATTGGAGCCTTTAATGAAATTGGAGGTGGTAATACCTGCTGAATTTTTTGGCGACACTATCGGCGACCTAAATTCAAGAAGAGGCAGTATTGATGAGACAAAAGATAGGTTAAATTTAAAAGTTATAGATGCTAAAGTGCCATTATCAGAAATGTTTGGATATGTCACTGCTTTAAGATCATTGACTGAAGGCCGAGGAACATCTACAATGGAATTTGACCATTATGAACAAGTGCCTCAGAATATTGCCCAAGAGATAATTGAAGGAAAAAGACGATAA
- the rpsG gene encoding 30S ribosomal protein S7, which translates to MAKIKKRTIQPDYIHNSVSVAVFINKVMKKGKKTTAEKIVYDAFDEIKKKNKEPLLVFEEALKNATPLVEVRPKRVGGATYQVPVPVERERALTLATRWIIDAARSKKGKGMAKKLAEEIMASAENTGKAIKKKEDTHRMAEANRAFARFNW; encoded by the coding sequence ATGGCAAAGATTAAAAAAAGAACAATCCAACCTGATTACATCCACAACAGCGTGAGCGTGGCGGTTTTTATTAATAAGGTGATGAAAAAGGGAAAAAAAACTACCGCCGAAAAAATTGTTTACGATGCTTTCGATGAGATTAAAAAGAAAAACAAAGAACCTCTTCTGGTTTTTGAAGAGGCTTTAAAAAATGCCACTCCCTTGGTTGAAGTCAGGCCAAAAAGAGTCGGAGGCGCAACCTATCAGGTGCCCGTTCCCGTGGAAAGAGAAAGGGCTTTGACTTTAGCTACCAGATGGATTATTGATGCGGCAAGGTCAAAAAAAGGAAAAGGAATGGCGAAAAAATTAGCCGAAGAAATAATGGCCTCCGCTGAAAATACCGGAAAAGCCATAAAAAAGAAAGAAGACACTCACCGCATGGCTGAAGCTAACCGAGCTTTTGCCCGTTTTAATTGGTAA
- the rpsL gene encoding 30S ribosomal protein S12, protein MSTIHQLIKNPRKSIKKLQASRALKFGFNVLKNRKIKYLAPFKRGVCIKVSTVTPKKPNSALRKVARVRLSNGKEVTAYIGGEGHNLQEHAIVLIRGGRVKDLPGVRYHIVRGVLDTAGVEGRKQQRSKYGAKRPKSE, encoded by the coding sequence ATGTCGACTATTCATCAATTAATTAAAAATCCGAGAAAATCAATCAAAAAGCTTCAAGCGAGCAGAGCTTTAAAGTTCGGTTTTAACGTTTTAAAAAATAGAAAAATAAAATATTTAGCTCCCTTTAAAAGAGGAGTTTGTATTAAGGTTTCAACCGTGACCCCAAAGAAACCGAATTCCGCTTTGAGAAAAGTGGCAAGGGTAAGATTAAGTAATGGCAAAGAAGTAACTGCTTACATCGGCGGGGAGGGACATAATCTGCAGGAACACGCGATTGTTTTAATAAGAGGCGGAAGGGTTAAGGATTTGCCCGGAGTAAGATATCACATTGTGCGGGGCGTTTTGGACACCGCCGGAGTCGAAGGCCGAAAACAGCAAAGATCAAAATACGGAGCTAAAAGACCTAAATCCGAATAA
- a CDS encoding site-2 protease family protein: protein MIFVIFSFVILILSVVIHEVAHGAVADYLGDPTAKMAGRLSLNPVKHLDPMGSVFIPLILLIFQSPVLFGWAKPVPINPANFIDKKYGEAKVALAGPAANFILAFVFGMILRFAPLTFGLYNLFSYVVFINLVLFLFNLIPIPPLDGSHLLFTFLPESAITREIRIFLTQYQFFILIFVVFVLFRFLGPLISLIYKLLVGMPIIF from the coding sequence ATGATTTTTGTTATTTTTTCTTTTGTTATCTTAATTTTGTCGGTTGTGATTCACGAAGTCGCCCACGGAGCAGTGGCTGATTATTTGGGAGACCCTACGGCAAAAATGGCGGGGCGTCTCAGCTTGAATCCCGTAAAACACTTAGACCCGATGGGTTCAGTTTTCATTCCCCTGATTTTACTTATTTTTCAGAGCCCCGTGCTTTTTGGTTGGGCAAAACCGGTTCCGATAAATCCGGCAAACTTTATTGATAAAAAATACGGCGAAGCGAAAGTGGCTTTGGCCGGGCCTGCTGCCAATTTTATTCTTGCTTTCGTTTTCGGAATGATTTTGAGATTTGCGCCTTTAACGTTCGGACTTTATAATCTTTTCAGTTACGTTGTTTTTATAAATTTGGTTTTATTTTTATTTAATTTGATTCCCATTCCTCCCTTGGACGGTTCCCATCTTTTATTCACTTTTTTGCCGGAATCCGCGATAACCAGAGAAATCAGAATTTTTTTAACGCAGTATCAATTTTTCATTTTAATTTTTGTTGTTTTTGTTCTTTTCCGATTTTTGGGCCCCTTAATTTCCCTAATTTATAAATTACTCGTAGGGATGCCTATAATTTTTTAA
- a CDS encoding 50S ribosomal protein L28 yields the protein MSRICQICDKGGSVVGKIVKSRSKYNPTKNSRKHPNLQWTRLTSGKKVLACTRCIKKTAKNK from the coding sequence ATGTCTAGAATTTGCCAAATTTGTGATAAGGGCGGTTCAGTGGTGGGAAAAATAGTAAAATCCAGAAGTAAATACAATCCCACCAAGAATTCGAGGAAACATCCCAATCTTCAATGGACTCGCCTTACCAGTGGAAAAAAAGTTTTAGCTTGTACCCGATGCATTAAAAAAACCGCTAAAAACAAATAA
- a CDS encoding iron-containing alcohol dehydrogenase, with product MEIQLLLRIHKLLKERRIKLGLFKDEKKALKKIKRKEIITNNSDFNINLLKEAGFIFFHIVNKADLETVEKVKAEMRDIGTREIVGIGGGKAIDVAKKVAADLKIRLISFPTAPSHDGLISKNCSLYSGNKRETMTAVYPSDLIIPLNLWRNSGNLRKSGICDLLSNLIALQDISLAERKGEKFEDLYKYLSFQATKLIHVEKEKHLAYGLIISGLAMEKTSRYCSGSEHHFERLFAEKIPDIYLHGQLAGAGTLISAKIYSKFSDNFKKLRFDSKNLFEVVVEEMKKENLLEFAIEPLKDTNFDPEWLKDLSQIRQDRYSLWNEINSGDLDWKSIIEEIKLTS from the coding sequence ATGGAAATTCAACTTCTTCTTAGAATCCACAAACTCCTTAAGGAAAGAAGAATAAAATTAGGATTGTTTAAGGACGAGAAAAAAGCCCTAAAGAAAATTAAAAGAAAAGAAATCATCACTAATAACAGTGATTTTAATATTAACTTGCTTAAAGAAGCAGGATTTATTTTTTTCCACATAGTTAATAAAGCTGACCTTGAAACCGTGGAAAAAGTTAAAGCGGAAATGAGAGATATCGGAACGCGGGAAATCGTAGGAATCGGCGGCGGAAAAGCAATTGATGTGGCAAAAAAAGTGGCAGCGGACTTAAAAATAAGACTAATCTCCTTCCCTACCGCTCCCTCCCATGATGGCTTAATCTCCAAAAACTGTTCCTTATATTCCGGAAACAAAAGAGAAACAATGACAGCGGTTTATCCTTCGGATCTGATTATTCCTTTAAATTTATGGAGAAATTCGGGAAATTTAAGAAAATCAGGCATTTGCGATTTGCTCTCCAACTTGATTGCCCTTCAGGATATAAGCTTGGCCGAAAGAAAAGGAGAAAAATTTGAAGACCTTTATAAATACTTAAGTTTTCAAGCCACAAAACTAATTCACGTGGAAAAAGAAAAACACTTGGCTTACGGCCTGATAATTTCCGGCTTGGCCATGGAAAAAACTTCAAGGTATTGTTCGGGCTCCGAACACCATTTTGAAAGATTGTTCGCTGAAAAAATTCCCGATATCTATCTCCACGGCCAATTAGCGGGAGCCGGTACTTTAATTTCAGCTAAAATATATTCGAAGTTTTCAGATAACTTCAAAAAATTAAGATTTGACTCTAAAAATTTATTTGAAGTCGTGGTTGAAGAAATGAAAAAAGAAAATCTTCTTGAATTTGCCATAGAACCTTTAAAAGATACTAACTTTGACCCCGAATGGTTAAAAGACCTTTCCCAAATAAGGCAAGACCGCTATTCTCTCTGGAATGAAATCAATTCGGGAGACCTTGACTGGAAATCTATAATTGAAGAAATTAAGCTTACCTCTTAG
- a CDS encoding nucleoside monophosphate kinase: MKFPIFKTKLEGQKKRFDLNDPKERQKYFELKAGPEIKKLREYLKKNTFIAYLLGKKNSGKGTYAKMFGEIVSPDKVAHVSIGDVVRQIHEEAITDEKKKEELIKWLKQDYRGYISLEETLEAMMNRDTKTLLPTEFILSLVKREISKMPRKALFVDGFPRGLDQISYSLFFRELINYRQDPDVFVLIDVPEAVINERIKYRRICPVCKTSRNHKLLPTSKIGFDKTTKEFYLMCDNPACKKVKMVMKEGDQLGIEPIRARLKLDQELIEKAFNLYGIPKVILRNSIPVKEAKDFVDDYEVTPEFGYEMSGKKIKVIEKPWQVNDDEGIPAYSLMPPPVVVSMIKQLVEILGL; this comes from the coding sequence ATGAAATTTCCTATTTTCAAAACCAAACTGGAGGGACAAAAAAAACGATTTGATTTAAACGACCCAAAAGAGCGCCAAAAATATTTTGAGTTGAAAGCCGGGCCGGAAATTAAAAAACTGAGAGAGTATTTGAAAAAGAATACTTTTATCGCTTATTTATTGGGCAAGAAAAATTCAGGCAAGGGGACATATGCCAAGATGTTTGGAGAAATAGTAAGTCCGGACAAGGTGGCTCATGTATCCATTGGAGACGTGGTGAGGCAGATTCACGAGGAAGCGATTACTGATGAAAAGAAAAAAGAGGAGTTGATTAAATGGTTAAAACAAGATTATCGGGGTTATATTTCTCTTGAGGAGACCCTGGAAGCGATGATGAACCGCGACACCAAGACTTTACTGCCAACCGAGTTCATTTTGTCTTTGGTAAAAAGAGAAATCAGTAAAATGCCCAGAAAAGCCCTTTTTGTTGATGGTTTTCCGAGGGGATTGGACCAGATATCTTATTCTTTGTTTTTCAGGGAGCTGATTAACTACCGGCAGGACCCGGATGTTTTTGTTTTAATTGATGTTCCGGAAGCGGTAATTAATGAGAGAATAAAATACAGGAGGATTTGTCCGGTTTGCAAAACCTCAAGAAACCATAAATTACTGCCCACTTCCAAAATAGGATTTGATAAAACCACAAAAGAATTTTATTTAATGTGCGATAACCCTGCTTGCAAGAAAGTGAAAATGGTGATGAAAGAAGGGGACCAGCTGGGGATTGAGCCAATAAGGGCCAGGTTGAAGCTTGACCAAGAATTAATTGAAAAAGCATTTAATCTTTATGGCATTCCCAAGGTTATTTTAAGGAATTCAATTCCCGTGAAAGAGGCAAAAGATTTTGTTGATGATTATGAGGTAACTCCGGAATTTGGATATGAAATGTCCGGTAAGAAAATAAAAGTAATTGAAAAACCTTGGCAGGTTAACGACGACGAAGGCATTCCTGCTTATAGTTTAATGCCACCACCGGTTGTTGTTTCAATGATTAAACAGTTAGTGGAGATACTGGGATTGTAG
- a CDS encoding ComEC/Rec2 family competence protein → MISEKIKKLIPVLIGILFLANFLTWLAIFDFSQPQMLEVSFFDVGQGDSVFIETPQGHQILIDGGPDSTVLEKLGNEMPFWDRTIDLVILTHPDFDHVSGLIEILKSYKVENILWTGVISEGPEYQEWKTALGKENARVVMAQAGEKIIADGAVFEVLYPFESLEGQEPKSLNNSSIVMRLDFGEQSFLFTGDIYKSVENEILQEGENLKSDFLKVAHHGSKNSSAPKFIEKVSPKVAIIQVGKDNKYGHPATETLETLEEYGIKNIMRTDLEGDIKIISNGIDYQINN, encoded by the coding sequence ATGATTTCCGAAAAAATTAAAAAACTTATCCCGGTTTTGATTGGGATTTTATTTTTAGCTAATTTTTTGACCTGGCTCGCGATTTTTGATTTTAGCCAGCCTCAAATGCTTGAGGTTTCTTTTTTTGATGTAGGACAAGGGGACAGTGTTTTTATTGAGACACCCCAAGGGCATCAGATTTTAATTGACGGCGGGCCGGACTCCACGGTCTTGGAAAAGCTGGGGAATGAAATGCCTTTTTGGGATAGGACAATTGATTTGGTAATTTTGACCCATCCTGATTTTGACCACGTTTCAGGACTCATTGAAATTTTAAAGAGTTATAAGGTGGAAAATATTTTGTGGACAGGAGTTATCAGCGAAGGGCCAGAATATCAAGAATGGAAAACGGCCTTAGGAAAAGAGAACGCCAGAGTGGTGATGGCTCAAGCCGGCGAGAAAATTATAGCTGACGGAGCAGTTTTTGAAGTTTTATATCCCTTTGAAAGCTTGGAGGGACAGGAACCGAAAAGCTTGAACAATTCTTCAATTGTCATGAGATTGGATTTTGGCGAGCAATCATTTTTATTTACCGGTGATATTTATAAATCCGTGGAAAATGAAATTTTACAGGAAGGGGAGAACTTAAAATCCGATTTTCTGAAAGTGGCGCATCATGGCAGCAAAAATTCCAGCGCTCCCAAATTTATCGAAAAAGTTTCACCGAAAGTGGCAATTATTCAGGTGGGCAAAGACAATAAATACGGACATCCGGCTACGGAAACTTTGGAAACCTTGGAAGAATATGGTATAAAAAATATTATGAGAACCGACCTTGAAGGCGACATTAAAATAATAAGCAATGGAATTGATTATCAAATAAATAATTAA
- a CDS encoding DUF5679 domain-containing protein, with the protein MAEAYCVKCKKKKEIKNEKEVSVGGKGGTKRRAATGTCPDCGTKMFKFLPSKK; encoded by the coding sequence ATGGCAGAAGCATATTGCGTAAAGTGTAAGAAAAAAAAGGAGATAAAGAACGAGAAAGAAGTGAGCGTGGGCGGAAAGGGCGGCACAAAAAGAAGAGCCGCAACCGGAACTTGCCCTGACTGTGGAACAAAAATGTTCAAATTCCTTCCCAGTAAAAAATAA
- the ala gene encoding alanine dehydrogenase, producing MLILNQKEVKDLLPLSEIGQVIDCTEKAFLDYAKGKVQMPPKSYLYFKQYNGDLRIMPAFATDLDMAGTKIVSVHPENSKKGLPTVMAVIILNDSKTGFPLALMDGTYITGMRTGAAGAIAVKYLARKEAKTLGVAGAGKQALFQIVAISKVRPIEKVFVCDLSQKNITNLANSLLEIGIKIEKASIEEVARQDILVTTTPSEKPIIKREWIMPGTHINAIGADAAGKEELDPEILKTAKVVIDDWAQASHSGEINVPFNKGIIAKEDIYSSLGKIVNSEKIGRENDEEITVFDSTGLAIQDLFAAHLVYCKAREKYIGKEVDLQLFS from the coding sequence ATGTTGATACTTAACCAAAAAGAAGTTAAAGATTTGCTTCCTTTGTCGGAAATCGGGCAAGTGATAGATTGTACGGAAAAAGCTTTTTTAGATTACGCAAAGGGAAAAGTGCAGATGCCTCCAAAAAGCTATTTATATTTTAAACAGTACAATGGCGACCTTCGGATAATGCCGGCCTTTGCCACTGATTTGGATATGGCAGGCACTAAGATCGTGAGCGTTCATCCGGAAAATTCTAAAAAAGGATTGCCAACAGTAATGGCGGTCATTATTTTAAACGATTCCAAGACCGGTTTCCCTTTGGCTTTAATGGACGGAACTTATATCACCGGAATGAGAACCGGCGCTGCGGGAGCAATAGCTGTCAAATATTTAGCCAGAAAAGAAGCCAAAACCTTAGGCGTGGCGGGAGCGGGCAAACAAGCCTTATTTCAAATCGTCGCTATTTCAAAAGTCAGGCCGATAGAAAAAGTTTTTGTTTGCGACCTTAGCCAAAAGAATATAACAAACCTTGCCAATTCGCTTTTGGAAATAGGAATTAAAATAGAGAAAGCTTCAATTGAGGAAGTGGCAAGGCAGGATATTTTAGTTACCACTACTCCTTCGGAAAAACCGATTATTAAGCGAGAATGGATAATGCCCGGCACTCATATTAACGCTATCGGAGCTGATGCTGCCGGCAAAGAGGAGCTGGACCCGGAAATTTTAAAAACAGCCAAAGTGGTGATTGACGATTGGGCTCAGGCCAGCCACTCCGGGGAAATCAACGTGCCTTTTAATAAAGGCATAATAGCAAAAGAAGATATTTATTCTTCTTTGGGAAAAATCGTGAACTCCGAAAAAATCGGCCGGGAAAATGACGAAGAAATTACTGTTTTTGACTCAACGGGCCTGGCTATCCAGGATTTATTCGCCGCTCATCTTGTTTATTGTAAAGCCAGAGAGAAATATATTGGCAAAGAAGTGGATTTGCAGCTTTTTAGTTGA